The DNA sequence ACCTCGCGAATGCCTTCGTCGTCGAGAGACGCGAGCACGTAATTCACGCGCGTTAAGTCGGATCTCACGCGGTTCGCGTGGAACATGGCGTCCGTGTGAGCAAACCACTGGCGAGGCGCGTACCGCCAAAAGCTCGGGAGCCGGACGTTGGCAATAGACGCGACTTCGGTGGGCGAGATGGATAGCCCGTACTCGGTGGTGGTCGTCATTGTCGGCGTCGAGCTAGTAGTCACTGTGACAACCGGCGTCGTAGTTGGCTTGGTCGCATCGCTTGTCACAACCATGGCGAGGATCGATAGGAACGCGAGGGAGATTGGCGCGGATAAACTTggataaagtttttaaaacacgTGGTCGGCACACTACACGTGGCGAGCGGAACTTAGACGGACTTCGTCGGACTACGATCGGACTCGAAAAAAGCGGAGTAAAACTGAGGTCACCAATGTGGTGATAGTGGCGTTTGTTGGCACACTATCAGCCAGCAATTTACGCACTTCGAGGAGACTCGAAGCGAGAcggtaaatataaaagaaaaaaggaaACTTAACAGAAAAACACTTTTTAATGTGTAgaacaaaacattataaatgtattttaaataataaatgaacaattaCAGCCGTAGAGAGTTATAAGACAATCGCGGAGGCGAAAAATACGCGCGGCGTGATTTAACGGCGTCGCGGAAACAGAAAAATGTCGCGTGACGGTGCAAAAGTTTGGCGGACGAGCGGACAGAGAACAAGTCACTTGACAGTTCGGATGTCGAAAAAGGAGTGCGAAAAAAGGAAACGCGAATCGAGCGTAACGGTCGTAACGAACCGAGAATCGCGGACGGTCGCTCGTACGGGCTGGCGGGGGGTAACGCGAGATCGCGCGTCGCTAAAATGCAcatacatagatataatacacaataatacaataataaaataatacaataataattgtgcgcTAACGCGGCGACGGTAAACACCGCGACAGTGCGTCCGCGGTGTAGTGGTGATAACACCGTATCACCACAAtaccatagataataaagatatggaTAGGCCATGGGAGCTTATCATgcgttcataatatattactttaaattttgaggTTATATGGGGtaaaaggtaaatatttttcgagCGGAAACATAAGTAtagcatttgaaattttgaattgcactattaaaaaaacgatggtctaattattaaaactttatatctatatataatttataaattataactaaatattaatctattgtccatgatcaaaacaaaatattatagtatctattttattatttagtcaatacatttaaaaaaacaaaaaaaagtgaaacgatattttcatttatacaaggcatattattaaataaaatgtaaaaataacataaagattttatataatattattataatacctacaacgTTAGGTATTTgtctcatattttattcatgtctaaaatgaatcaattttgtatattttgctCTCAATGTTAGCTTATCATTGGCTTTTTTTACTTCatgaaaaaatcatatattaaaatatgtttcacaAACTTGTTTAATGAGATCATCTCTGTGAGTGTTAATCTGATGTGTGAAATCAAAAAGTGAAACAATGTTTTGATTTACACAAGGcatattattgaacaaaatgttataactattGAGTAAATtggatttaacttttaagattATGTTCTGTTTAGTCTttctttttaacattatatcatGTGTATATTGTCTGAATACCTTTTCTGTttctatacataggtactgtTTGTACATCAGTGCTTGGTTTCATTAGCCCACCACGATCTTTGATGTGTGATAATTTACTGTCATGTTTGGTCGTTATTAAAAAGGTTTTATAATACTCAcaagatgtttttttttttaattttcattgcaATAAATCCAGCAATATATACAGAAAGATCCTCTACATAgccattgatattatttatgttaccaAAATAGTCatgatctaatattttattttctggaagactttcaatattttgaaaaatatcttcTCTGTAgtgtttctttttaataacagATAAAGTGTTAGTGCTATCAAGGATTTGACAATTTCCATTTACCGAACCTACTATTGCATTGTGTACAAGAAGTCGTTTATATGCTGCTTGAAACTGACGACAAGTAAGGTTGTTGTTGTAACCACCTTTACCTCGAGTAgcactaaaaaatgtttcaaggTGGTCTTGACTTAggttataggtaattataaaatgcatatgactatttgttttcaacaatttaaataattccaaATCATTATGCAAGTCCATAACTAGCCCTCTAAAGCCTGTTCTTCTTTGTGATACAGTGACCTGTGTACTATCATGAAATTTTAGTCCATTTATATAAGAAGTAAATCTATGTATGAACTcgtcatattttgaaaatgttttctcAGAAATAGCATTGTTATAtggattttttgaatttaattttctgcTGTTCAATATATCAAATgcattattgacatttttgcAAAATTCAGCTGTTGCTTCACATCCTTTAAACATTGGGTCTtcatcttttaaatataaaagtgcACCTGCAACACTATCACTTAATATTTGAGAAGCTAAGCGAACATTCATCTtttcattgtaataaaatatatgtctaTGAGTTAATTTTGTTGCAGCTCGTAGACCTTCTGCTTTTTCTTTTTCGTATAATTTGACAATATAATCCCATTTAATAAGTTCACCCTCAGCGAgttgattaaacattttttatcaccaAAAGAATTCCTGATTAATTTAAGCATCGTCTAAGCATTACGtcttaaaagataaatatattttctttgttcacaggattttcaatataaggtgtattattattgaaatgtttattaagaTGAGTACACATGCTTGTATTCACTGATGCTCCATCAAAAGTAATGGAGTTTATGCAAGCACCAGTATTAGTTATAAGCTCTATCGCTGTTTGTAAaagatattactttttttcttgCCCAGTTAGGccatctattaaaaaataaccaataggTAACTTCCAGTATCCATTCATACATACTACCATGAATACCAATGCATTTTTAGCAATTGGAATCTCGTCAATGTCATAATTACAGTCGGTTCCTAGGTTTATATGtccatacatattttgttgtgtATCAATCTCAATATGCCTTTTCACACACATTTCATCAACagtcaaattacaatatactttattatcttCGACTTTGTTCTGGATTGTTTCAAATGCTTCTTTTGTGAAACCTGGCTTACCGTCTACAACCATGTACCATCTTCTTAGAGTACGGGGATGAGGTAAGACATTAGCAAATGTTTTTTCTTACATATGACTTATGAGTATGCACGAggagaataatattgtagggTAACTGCGAATTCTCTAATCTCTTTACcaaaaatgcttttttttcCTATCATTGATTCTTTTACTATTCTTTCCAACACATCTGAACCCATAGcctaaaagtaattaaaattaattatgtcaaaagtattagatattttttatacttaatttaaatatgaacaaatacatagtttaaaaataaataggtataggaATATTTCCATACTATACACATAGTCCCAATCGGTCaaacctaaataaaaatccaatgctctaaaaactattatatttcttcaaccaataacacataatataaattaaataaaaatatgttaaatatattatttctttacggtgaacaaaattgaattattattatttaatttaggtatatattaatttactaaaattaatagtacaacatttataactacattttcagcaatagttttattagaattagttggttattagaaaaaaaaaatacatggtatcaactatcaattattaatataaatgtacaatcgattaatttaatgttattattttatatatcagtaaattattattacataatttgaatCCCAAAAcattgtgaaataaaaattttgttaaaaataattgacaaatttttcatttataaaatcatttttagtgtaaaaaatgcatgtaagtaataatacatatataatattagtaaataaaaaaataaatttaagttatattaagtatataaattactaaacacTAACCTAGTAAACTAAAGGAAatacttaggtacctaatacacCGTGACAGAGTGTCTGTATAAACATACAACAATCCAGTGACCCTTACGTCTAGTGTctgattagtaaaattaatatttagttacaaagtaataatactaGCACATATagcaatgttataaaatagctACACTCACttacaatgaataataataactaataagtaacaacacaaaatattgtttactgtCTGGGTGACAATGTCTGAAAATACCTTGAGATTTATCGCTGCATTATCAAAAATcatagattttgttttaagaacgctaattatttcatttaaactttcaacttttttttgcaGTCTACGATTTTTTTGAtgcaacaatttatttttatatcgaaGATTGGATACCGTTCTTTGAACcatcataaaattttgttttcttctTTTTGGCGTGGAAAAATCATCTTTTTCTAGGTCCCCCATTCTACTAGAATTCCAGAACTTCCTTCTTTTTGTATGGGATGGAAACATATTTACAGATGTCGAaggactaaaaaaaaattcaaatcgattaagaaattatatctcatgaactaaaattaaaaaatttacttctCTGGAAACAGAACTTTGGCAACCTTAGACGATATTGAGCTAGAAGGTGAAAAACCGAATATTACACTTTCATctgaactaaaaatataatatagaaatacatGATTAATGaagttgtttataattaaaatctataatatttacttctgGTAATTCAACTTAGTAGGATTACATACatcattttcaacaatttctgaatgactataaaaaaattactttaaacctacataaactattaaaagaaTCATAAGTGCAAACATTACCTTAATAGAAAAGCATTTGAATGCAACATTTTTCGACAATTGCTAAAGATGTAACTATTTTTTGCGAAATGTTTACTACATACTCTGTGCCATTTAGAAATAGGTACATTCAGTTTAAGAGTATGAATCCACAAATTTTTTCTAGACAAGTCTGTAGGAAATCTTAggattacaaataaaatgctaggtgagtaaaaataagttaaatacatttaattccaAGATGTTTATCTAGGCTACGAAGATACAGGGTAATTTATTTGGTgatttaattagatattacaatttacaatacttACAGACGGAAAGAAATATCTTCAGTCTTGTTTTTAGAATTAGTAAAACAAACAACGCACGAATGTATACTCCGCGCACGATAAGATGATGACCAGGCGGCCGACCGTTTTTCGTCCGTTTCGCGCAGCTGATTTTTCATTGGTTAGGTAAACAAAAGCGGGTCGGGCCGCCATGGCGAGCGGTGCGCCGGTGCGGTGGAGAAACTGGTTTTGGATGCGCGCCTGGTCATCATCTTATCGTACGCAGAgtataccatatttttaaatataaaattattatagtttaaagttTGAACATAACCTTAAATAGTACCCCATGTAAGAGAGAGAACATTCTTAAAGATATTTTCTCTCTCCCACAAAAAAGAACGCGACCTCATACGTGTTAATATAGCCATGGCCTAtccatatctttattatctatggttaatacaatacacttttacatcgttttaacttataatcaaatacttctaagaatttattaatagaataaatcgactaaataattattatctataaaattcgAGAtagcattatttatatattttctaatattgatacattgggtttttaccataaataatataataatggataGGACATCGAGCTTATTAAATGAGAATAAAGTGATAAATTTTTTGAGGTTATAAGGGttcattattaatgataactattaacatagtttaaaaaacaataacaaatcatgaatcatatattattatattaaattcatagctataaaatatatataaaataacaattcaattattttaattacaatttcttacatatttaataatcattcttataacattcttataatattataatattgaatttatagaaattctatttctatgtatatataagtagtcAGAATAACaaaaggtaaatataataaacatactaaaaatatttaaaaagaaaaatataatagtttctaTTCATGTCTAAAATGTCTTAGTTAATTTTGCacgcaattttaattttaatttgtcattttCTTTTCGTATTTCGTGAAATAacctgatattaaaataatgtttgcaaATACTTTGTATTAACATGTCTATGTGTGTATTGAACTGCTGTGTTTCTTCGAAAAGTGTATtctgtttataatttacacatgACATGttggaaaatattgaatatttagtatataaaatcgACTTAACTTAAACcagtaaaaagttaaaaagttttttctgATTTACAAAATCATTTGAATATTGTCTGAACATTTTTTCTGCTTCTATACAGACTGTTTGTAAACATTTACTTGGTTTTTGTAGGCCTCCTCGATCTTTTATTTGTGCTAGTTTACTTTCTTGAATTATTGATAGTAGAGAACTTTTGCAAGTATcacatgaaattttattttgtagtttcttTGCAATAAATCCTGAAATGTATACAGACACATCTTCAGTATACGCACTGATACGCTGAATTGACGTAAAAAGTCATGATCAGGGCTCGGGACTTAAagcatttgcatatttttatggatTGACTTAAAATATAGCAGAGTGCTATGGAAGTGTTTGTCATGTTACAACACGTTCaattatgaaatttgaaagtgcttttttttgcttattttaacgatttttcaaaaagatGCTTATTTCCAgtttttctgtttatttttgctttttttacgagtttttttaactaataatgttttcatgcaatattgtttatgcatttatgatagattttaaataaaaaataatttttattttatctatgttaTCGCGTAGTCCGTCGCCGTCGTCGGCGGCGGCATCATTGCAgggttaacaaaaatatttcaacgcTCAAAATAGAACTGGATATAATTGAGTTCATGTTTATTATGATGGGAGAGTGGttactttgattttatttcttgtcaaaatatttatattgtttataatgtcatttgtcgtcgtcgtcgatcCGAATCGTCGGTCGACGCATGCTGATAacgtacacaaaataatataataaaaaatagatcgaattgtgaaaatattaaaaatagattgtaaacacagaataataatataataatgtcgtGGGTTACAGgcgtaataaatacaaatcttTGATATCTGAGTTTAGTAGTCGGTTATCGTTCACGTTCGTCGCGTTGTTTTCATTACCGTATTTTTTTCGTCGTTGTGTGTGTTCGGATACTTTCGATATTCATCATCttgttttcgtttttatacatttttcgtcATCgtttgtatacgaaaaattttaattcatttagaaTGGGAAAAGGAAAAACATCAACTTGTGCTTCTCTAAAAAGATACATTTCTGAATTTGGATCTGATATTTTTTCTACAGACGGGCATgtcttatattgtaaaatgtgtgaaataaaaattaattttgaaaaaaaatataatatatcccaACATTTGAAAACTGATAAACATCAAAAGAGTGTCAAACATCAGAATGATCAAAAACAGAGAAAATTACAGCAACTACTAACTAACCAAAGTTCAGcaaaatctgattttaatATGGATTTATGTCAAGCAATGGTATCTGCTAATATTCCCTTAAACAAGCtctataacaatacatttcgAATATTTTTAGAGAAATATACTGGTAAAAACATTCCTATGGAAGCAACATTACGGAAGGGTTatattgatgatatttttaatactaatatgaataaaatgaaaatggaaataagggaaaataaaatttgggtATCGATTGACGAGACATGCGACGTAGAAGGCCGTTTTATTGCCAATGTTATAGTTGGAATTCTAAGACCCGATTGTCCAGGACGTATGTTTTTATTGCATTCAAAAGAACTAGAAAAAGCAAATCATTCAACCATCTGCAAGCTGTTTGAAAAAGCTATGGGCATTATATGGCCTGGTgatataaagtataacaatatcttgttatttttatctgaCGCCGCTCCCTATATGGTGAAGGCAggaactgttttaaaaaatatttatacaaaaatgataCACGTAACTTGTTGTGCTCACGGACTTCATAGAATCGCTGAAGAAATTCGTGGACAATTTGGTACAGTAGACGAACTAATatctaatatgaaaaaaatatttcgaaaagCTCCTTATCgtgttgaaatgtttaaatctgAGGCTCCTGGTATAAAATTACCCCCTGAACCAGTTATTACCCGTTGGGGCTCTTGGATAGAGGCTGCAATATACTATTGCGAACATTTTAGAACAATTCGTCATGTAGTAAGTTGTCTAGATGAGAACGACGCA is a window from the Aphis gossypii isolate Hap1 unplaced genomic scaffold, ASM2018417v2 Contig00808, whole genome shotgun sequence genome containing:
- the LOC126555348 gene encoding uncharacterized protein LOC126555348: MKNQLRETDEKRSAAWSSSYRARSIHSCVVCFTNSKNKTEDISFRLFPTDLSRKNLWIHTLKLNVPISKWHRVCSKHFAKNSYIFSNCRKMLHSNAFLLSHSEIVENDVCNPTKLNYQNSDESVIFGFSPSSSISSKVAKVLFPENPSTSVNMFPSHTKRRKFWNSSRMGDLEKDDFSTPKRRKQNFMMVQRTVSNLRYKNKLLHQKNRRLQKKVESLNEIISVLKTKSMIFDNAAINLKVFSDIVTQTVNNILCCYLLVIIIHYTRRKGHWIVAMGSDVLERIVKESMIGKKSIFGKEIREFAVTLQYYSPRAYS